The genomic interval gattcttaatctcTAGGGTTAGAAGCCCCACCCTGGCTCTTTCTGAAGCCAGAAGACAAAGACAGGTAGGGAAGGCTGTTCTTGGTGTCTTGGGGTTCCCTGGGTAGCATCATTTTTCTGGGCACCATCCATCTCCGTGCAGGGTCTTGTCCCAGGAAGAGACCTTCTGCTTTGGGAAGGAAGGGTGGATGTACACTAATCAAGGCAAAAGACCAATTTATGAAATGATAATGAACAATGTGATAGCAAGAGCACTGGACACGCCCAGCCCTGACCCTGGACTTCCCACTCTGTGGGCACCTCCGTGGAAAGTAGTTGGGTCTTTAGAAGGGCGCGTGATTGGAGAGGAATTTGAACCAAACTGCATCTGAGGCATTTAGAAAAGGCTTGATGCCTCACCTACAGGATAGAGGAGCATCTGGCCCCAGCTGGGTGGAATTGAGCCAGAACCGCTCCTGGACTTGAATGGCCGAGCCAGCATtatcccccttccttccttccctagcTGACTAGGCCCTCCTTCAGCTGGACTGTCCTTCTTTAGATATGCTAATACCTTTCCCCCCCTGCAACGAACGGTTCAGCCCTGGGCGCTCATCTCTGCGGACTCAAGTTTCTTTCCagcctggggcgggggtggagcgGGCCTTCTCACTgctgcccttctcctgccccgCTTCCCCGGCCCTCCAGCGACCTGGGGCCTTGGGAGGGTCCTTTCCCGCCGAGGGATGGTCCGGAGGGCCGGATCTTCAGGCAGGCGGGTAGGGCTCGTCCAGGATTGCCAGGCCGCGCCCTCCCGGCGGCCCCGGGCCGGGAGCCCGGCAGGGGCGTGTCCGTGCGCTCACCTGCCATTGGGCAGGTGGGGCGGCCGGCGCTCTGGCAGGGGCCGCATTATAAATGCGGAGCCGGAGCCGGTGGCCGCGGCGGCAGGGCCAGGCGCGTCGCAGGATGGTGGACAGCGTGTACCGGACCCGCTCCCTGGGGGTGGCGGCTGAAGGGCTCCCGGACCAGTACGCGGACGGAGAGGCGGCGCGCGTGTGGCAGCTCTACATCGGGGACACCAGCAGCCGCACCGCGGAGTACAAGGCCTGGCTGCTCGCGCTGCTGCGCCAGCACGGCTGCCAGCGGGTGCTCGACGTGGCCTGCGGCACCGGGTGAGCCCGGGCGGGGCCCCGGGGACCGCAGTGAGCGCGAGCGGGGGCGGGCAGGAGGCCCGGGTGAGCGGGAACCCGGGGCACCGAGCGGATGGGGTAGGCTTGGCTCGCGCAGCCGGGCTGCAGGATCACAGGCGGGCACGTCGGGGCAGCCTCCTCCGCCGACCCGGGAGCCGAGGCTGGGGCGCGACGCCAGGGCGGGGAATGTGTGTTTGCCCAGGCAGAACGGGGCCGAGGAGACCCAGGATGAGAGCGAGGGTGTGGGCACAGCGGATGGGGAGGGCGGGCTCGCCAGGGCGGCGGCCCAAGGACCGGGTTTTGGGGCTAGCCTCACATAAGGTCGAATCCCGCTCCAGCGGCAGCGTTCACACTTAACACTTGTTCATCGTGATGTGCCTCTGCCAAAGCCTTGTGCCAGGTATTTCTCacacatcagtttttaaaatcctttcaaaACCTcataagtgtgtttgtgtgtatgtgtgttcgttgctcagtcgtgcccgactctttgcgaccccatggactgcagcccaccaggctcctctgtccatgagattttccaggccaaggatactggagtgggttgccatttccttctccaggggatcttcccaaccccgggcctgaacccgggtctcctgcactgcaggcagattctttaccgactgagctacaagagtAGTGATAGCTATTTATGGTTGCAGAAATTTGGCCTCAGAGAGGTAAAGGTGGAACGAAGATGTGGACCCAGGTTGGTTAAGGTCTGGCTTGTGCTCTGAACCACCATCTggcagttccctggtggcttagtggttaggattctgaggTTTCACTGCCCAGGGCCCCGGGGTTCAATAGCTGGTgggagaactgagatcctgcgAGCCTCACGGGActgccaaaaacaaaaagcaaaaaatccACTATGCTACACTATCTCCTGTGCTCAAGTTACTTAACTTGCAGGAGCTTCAGTTTGCCCCACCTCTCAAATAGGGATAACACAACCTACCTTACTGGATTGCTGTGagttttaattacttatttttgctGTACCGAGTCTTCATTTTGGGGCACagacttctcttgctgcagtatgtgggatcttagtttccctaccagggatccaacctgggccccctgcattgggactgcagagtcttagccactgaatcaccagggaagtccctggattgcCATAAGGATTAATGCCCATTGGTACAATACCTGACTTGGTGCCAGGTCACTTGAGGTTAGCGGAGAGAGCCTGGGGACAGGAAACAGGGGTGGACTCTGAAGAGTGGAGGAGACAGGAGTGTTCAGCGCAGGGCCTCCTCTTTGCCTCTCTAGGCCTCCCTGACTGCCCCTCTCTGACTGTCATTCCTGGTCCTGCCCAGGGTGGACTCCATCATGCTGGTGGAAGAGGGCTTCAACGTGACAAGCGTGGATGCCAGTGACAAGATGCTGAAGTATGCTCTCAAGGAGCGCTGGAACCGGAGGCACGACCCTGCCTTTGACAAGTGGGGTACGTGGGTCTGGACAGGTGCCCTCAGTTCTCTGTACCCTGGGCTCCTTTATCAATTGTGGTGGGGAGCTGTTTTCCTCAAAGGAGGAAATCACTGTCATTTCCCTGAAAAGGGAGGCTTACACACCAGAATGAGGAACTGAGAATGAGCGgctagttttaattatttttatagtgtcctgtgaaagtcgctcagttcgtgttcgactgtttgcgaccccatggactatatagtccatggaattctccaggccagaatactggagtgggtagccattcccttctccaggggatcttcccaaccctgggatcgaacccaggtctcccacattgctggcagattttcttaccaactgagccaccagggaagcccatcttggaCAGTGGGCTTGTCCTGGACCGTGGGCAGTGTCCTGTCCCCCCAAATAAAAACCCATAAGCACAGAGCCCTCCTTCCCAACCATGGTTTCCTCCTCTCTGGGCCCCTCGTTCCCTTCACCCTCCACGTCCATAATGATCCCCTTCTCTGACTGGATGGGGAGTCCCTTTGTGTGTCttgaaggggaaactgaggcaggactGCCCTTGGTGGAGGTGGGTGCCACCCTGATCCCACTTCCCCTCCCTGACCCCCAGTCATTGAAGAAGCTAACTGGATGACTCTGGACAAAGATGTGCCCCAACCACCAGGGGGTGGCTTCGATGCTGTCATCTGCCTTGGAAACAGTTTTGCCCACTTGCCAGACTGCAAAGGTGAGAGAGGGTGTAGCCTGGGGAGTGGAACCTGCTTTGAACTATACCCTTTCCAGAGTAGAAAGACAGGAGGGAGACTGGCGCTGGGGGCCCTGAGCAGACGCAGCCTCTCTGTCCCCACCTGGTTCAGGAGACCAGAGTGAGCACCGGCTGGCCCTGAGGAACATCGCAAGCATGGTGCGGTCGGGGGGCGTGCTGGTCATTGATCATCGCAACTACGACCACATCCTCCGCACGGGGTGTGCACCCCCAGGAAAAAACATCTACTATAAGGTGGGGCCCCCTGGGGAGGGCAGGCCCAGGGCGGGAGGTGTGGTCCCAGGGTCCTGGCCTCACGGTAGTTGCAGAGGTTGACACAGCTGGCAACACTGCCTGCAGAGTGACCTGACCAAGGACGTCACGACGTCAGTGCTGACCGTGAACAACAAGGCCCACATGGTGACCCTGGATTACACGCTGCAGGTGCCAGGGACTGGCCAGAGCGGCTCTCCTGGCTTGAGGTACTGACTTGGCgaggtggcggggggtggggtggggtggggtggggggggtgccaAGACCACCAGTCCTCACGGCGGGTCCGGGGCTCTGTTGCAGTAAGTTCCGGCTCTCCTACTACCCTCACTGCCTGGCATCCTTTACGGAGTTGCTTCGAACAGCCTTTGGGGGCAAGTGCCAGCACACCGTCCTGGGTGACTTCAAACCTTACAAGCCGGGCCAGGCCTACGTTCCCTGCTATTTCATCCACGTGCTCAAGAAGACGGCCTGAGCGAGGCCTCGGCTCCCACCCTCTGCCCCGGCGCTGCCAGGCTCCGTCTGGGGAGGAGGGGACCGGTGGCTCCACAGTGCGGCCCCTACAGTGCGGAtcctgggggtgtggggaggggcagaCTTCCGCTGCGCTCAGGAGGACAGAAGGCTGAACAATACAGTCTGTGCCTTTTCAGGTCCTGTTCCCCTTGTGTTCATGTCAGAAGGATGAGGCTCTCGGGGGTTGCGCCTCCACAGCCTTGCTCGTCCCCACACCGACCGCAACTCCAGCAGGGGGCAGCATACACTTTATTTTCAGAcccacatggggcttccctggtggctcagatggtgaagaatccgcctacaatgcgggagatttgggttttgatacctgggttgggaagatcccctggagaaaggaacggctacccactccagtattcttacctggagaattccatggacagagaagccccgcaggctacagtccatggggtcgcaaagagtcggacacaactgagtgacttccacgcTTCCCACAGGGGCTTACCTCAGGACCAGACCGCTCCTCCTGAGCAGAGGGGCCTGAGGGTTGGAGACGGCCTGGAAGGCAGTCAGGTCCAAAGAGGGTGTGTCCTGAGCTCTCCTGGGGCTCCTGATGGCACTTAGCACCAGGGGGTTGCCCGGAGGTAGGCAGCATTCAGGTGGGCGGGCGTTGGCTTTTGGTCTCCCAGGTCTCCGTGAGCCCCTGTGGGCAGGTCCCAGGCTGCAGGGGGCTCCTAGCAGGCGGCAAACTTGCGTTGGATGCGCTTGTACCGGAGCAACTCCTGCTCGCTGACCGAGGGCTGCAGCCGGGCCGCGGCCTGCAGCAGGTCCTCCATGGTGAGCAGCAGGGCCGAGCTCCCGGGCTCCAGGCCTAGGGGTGACAAGAGGAGGCTGTGGTCTCTGCCTGAGCAGGGGAGCGCCCCGGGTAGGCACCTTCTTGCCTAGAGTCTCCCAGGGGGTCAAGAGACCCTCCTCTGAAATCCAGAACCAGGCCTGGTGCCCACTAGTTTCTGGTGGACCTCTGGGCCTGGGGAGCGGCGCACCTTCCTCCAGGTCCCGAACTCGGCGTTTGAGGGCAGCCGTCATGGCGTCGGAGCACAGGGAGTAGAGGTCCGCGCCCGTCAGCTGGGGCGGGCAGTGGTCTAGGACGTCCACCAGGCTCACAGAGGGCTCCAGCCTGAACCTGTTGTAGGTACACAGGAAAGAGTCTTACTAGCTTCCCTGACTCCACTGGAAGGCATCCCTGACCAGCTTATTGTGGACTTGGCACTCATCTCCCAACCATCCCAAGGCCCAAGCCCCTGGGGGGACCCTCCCTCTAATGGGGCGTACTTGCGTGTGATGGCACTCAGAACACGGAGCTGGGAGGCGCGGTCCTCATTCACTCCCACAAACACCAGCTTGTCAAACCTTTAGGGAGATAGGTGGGTGTCAAGGAGCCCAGCATGAGGGTGGAGAGGCACAGATAGGGTTCAAGGGGCAAGtccagaggggcctggtggaggTGAGAGGGATGGGGCACACACCTGCCGGGCCGCAGGAGGGCAGGGTCCAGCAGGTCTGGTCTGTTGGTGGCTCCGATCACAAACACATCCTGGGTGCTGTGAAGCCCATCCAGCTCAGCCAGGAGCTGAGACACCACCCTGCGAAGGAGGGAGTGGAAACGAGAGCGTGCGCGGTGCATCCTCACCCTCTCACCTCCACGGGGTGCCTCTGCAGGCTGTCTCCACAGGGCCCCTGGCTGGTCGTGCCCTGTGGACCCTCCCACCCTGGCTCCCGTCTCCTCAAAGCCTCACACCCAATTCCACGGCCCCTTTTAGCTTCTGCTACGGGATCGCAGAACCAGATGGGCAGGAACCCTTTGGGCGGCCAAGACTAGTACAACCTGTCTCATACCCCTCCGTCTTGGACCCCAGAATCCTGGCTCAGACCCCCACCTGTCCATCACACCTCCAGAGTCTCCACTTCGCCCCCGGTTTGGGGCCAAGGAGTCCAGTTCATCAAAGAAGATGATGCAGGGAGCTGCGGCCCTGGCCCGCGCAAACACTGAGGAGAGAGGGGTCCATAGGACGGAGAAGCCCGGTTGGGTGGGGGTTAGATATCAGGAAATGGGGAGGGCAACCCAGGTTGGCAGCTGATCACTAGCACTTCAGGTAAAGGCCCCTCCAGGCAGGAACCTGACCTGGAGAGGAAGACTAGAGGCGACGGCCAGCAGCCTGAGGGCTCTCCCTCCGCCCCCACTCACTCACCTTCCCGTACATTCTCCTCGCTTTGGCCCACGTACATATTGATGAGCTCGGGCCCTTTCACGCTGAGGGAGGTGACAGGAGAGGGTGAGACTCCTCAAGATGCAGAAACACACAACTGACCTCCTGGCCACCCGCTTCTGCTGCCCAGCCAGCCACAGCCCCCAGTCCACCTGCCCTCCTGGCTGGGCCCAGTCACCACCTGAGGAAGGTGAGGCTGCACTCCGTGGCCACTGCCTTGGCCAGGAGGGTCTTGCCCGTGCCAGGGGGCCCGTGGAGCAGAAGGCCGGAGCGCCTCAGGCCCAGGCTGAGCAGCTCAGGGTGCTCCAGAGGAAGCTGAATCGTCTCCAGAATCTCCTTCTTCACCTCCTGCAGCCCGCCCACGTCGTGCCAGGACACCGAGGGGATCTAGGAGGCGGGAAGGGTGTGGCTGGGCACCGGCTGGTGGAGGGTGCTCGGGTCCCACCCCCATGGGCCTCGAGTGTCTACCCTGGGGGCTCCGATGGCTTGCGAGTGAGCGGCCTGCAGCTGCTCCAGTGCCTGCCCAAAGTCCTCAGCCAGGAGAGGGAAGCCCGCTGCACACAGCTCCCCCTCATCCTCCTCACTCAAGCCGCCGGCCCAGCTGCAAAGAGAAACCCAGGGAGGCCTGTGGAGGACCAGCCCTGAAGCCTCCTTCCCACTGGGGCCCtcaccttcctcccttcctctccagcccctgcccacccagACTGCCTCTTGCCCCTCCCAGGCCCAGCTTCCTCACCCTGAGTTCTTGATCCTGGTGCAGGCTGCCCGGCTGCTGTGGGTCAAAAGGGCGAAGAGGTCCCCCACCACAAAGCCCTGGGGAAGCACAGGAGACGATGTGTGAGCAGGCACAGCAGGCAGCCCCCGTGCGGGGAGGGAGGGGCAGTCCCCTGGCTGGTGCACGGGCCCAGCACTGAGGCCTCGGGTTCTCCACCCTCACTGACTGCCTCCCACCAGAGCGTGCGAGGAGGCCGGCGCCCTGCCGGGCACTCACCGCACAACGCC from Bos indicus isolate NIAB-ARS_2022 breed Sahiwal x Tharparkar chromosome 23, NIAB-ARS_B.indTharparkar_mat_pri_1.0, whole genome shotgun sequence carries:
- the GNMT gene encoding glycine N-methyltransferase, whose product is MRSRSRWPRRQGQARRRMVDSVYRTRSLGVAAEGLPDQYADGEAARVWQLYIGDTSSRTAEYKAWLLALLRQHGCQRVLDVACGTGVDSIMLVEEGFNVTSVDASDKMLKYALKERWNRRHDPAFDKWVIEEANWMTLDKDVPQPPGGGFDAVICLGNSFAHLPDCKGDQSEHRLALRNIASMVRSGGVLVIDHRNYDHILRTGCAPPGKNIYYKSDLTKDVTTSVLTVNNKAHMVTLDYTLQVPGTGQSGSPGLSKFRLSYYPHCLASFTELLRTAFGGKCQHTVLGDFKPYKPGQAYVPCYFIHVLKKTA